From the genome of Plasmodium sp. gorilla clade G2 genome assembly, contig: PADLG01_00_4, whole genome shotgun sequence, one region includes:
- a CDS encoding stevor PIR protein, putative has product MISYNLKLIIFSIVLGALTLFYNNDCHGLYTNIKYKNIVLGQKTLRSLAESSHELTANDKHENNELGEYANTNERKYKKEKYPKDDAKKKKKIPPITNKRFPGTPNRMTARKEIYNNAQGGNSRMPPGHLGYLEMQRKLYNDFNGKQELYFRKLDDESDGENNSGTKNPLKDDESFFQFTNE; this is encoded by the exons atgatatcttataatttaaaattaattatattttcaatcGTATTAGGAGCATTAACCTTATTTTATAAT aATGACTGTCATggattatatacaaatataaaatataaaaatatcgtGTTAGGGCAAAAAACACTTAGGTCCTTAGCAGAATCTTCACATGAACTTACAGCAAATGATAAgcatgaaaataatgaattagGCGAATATGCAAATACGaatgaaagaaaatataagaaagaaaaatatcCAAAGGATGacgcaaaaaaaaaaaaaaaaattccacCAATAACAAATAAGAGATTTCCTGGAACACCAAATAGAATGACTGctagaaaagaaatatataataacgcACAAGGAGGAAATTCAAGAATGCCTCCTGGTCACCTTGGATATTTGGAAATGCAAAGAAAGCTTTATAATGATTTTAATGGAAAACAAGAACTATATTTTCGAAAACTTGATGATGAATCAGATGGTGAAAATAATTCTGGGACAAAAAATCCTTTGAAAGATGATGAATCGTTTTTTCAATTTACTAACGAATAA